In Candidatus Sulfurimonas marisnigri, a single genomic region encodes these proteins:
- the pheS gene encoding phenylalanine--tRNA ligase subunit alpha produces METLLKEWYDAIKEAQSVDRIEEIRISVFGKKGVLAEQFAKMKTASNEEKSKIAQELNTHKSAIMNELTARKITLQTLELKAAMKAEAIDVSMFSSSSEAGALHPVMETMDRIVEYFSSMNFAVKTGNMVEDDFNNFEALNLPKYHPARDMQDTFYFKDEMLLRTHTSPVQIRTMMNTKPPIRMIAPGAVFRRDYDITHTPMFHQVEGLLVDDEGKVSFANLKFILEDFLKYMFGDVEVRFRPSFFPFTEPSAEVDISCVFCAGKGCRVCSKTGWLEVLGCGIVDPNVFEAVKYENVSGYAFGLGVERFAMLIHQIGDLRSLFEGDIKLLEQFQ; encoded by the coding sequence ATGGAGACTCTATTGAAAGAGTGGTATGATGCAATAAAAGAAGCACAGAGTGTTGATAGAATTGAAGAGATTCGTATTTCTGTGTTTGGTAAAAAAGGTGTATTAGCAGAGCAGTTTGCTAAGATGAAGACAGCATCAAATGAAGAAAAATCAAAAATAGCACAAGAGTTAAATACTCACAAGAGTGCCATAATGAATGAACTTACGGCAAGAAAAATAACTCTTCAGACATTAGAATTAAAAGCAGCAATGAAAGCTGAAGCTATTGATGTTTCTATGTTTAGCTCAAGTTCTGAAGCTGGTGCCCTTCATCCCGTTATGGAGACTATGGATAGAATTGTAGAATATTTTTCTTCTATGAATTTTGCTGTAAAAACAGGTAATATGGTAGAAGATGATTTTAATAATTTTGAGGCTCTAAACCTTCCTAAATATCATCCAGCTCGTGACATGCAAGATACATTTTATTTTAAAGATGAAATGCTACTTCGTACTCACACTTCACCTGTTCAAATCAGGACTATGATGAATACTAAGCCTCCTATTCGTATGATTGCACCTGGTGCTGTGTTTCGTCGTGATTATGACATTACTCACACACCAATGTTTCATCAGGTTGAAGGTCTATTGGTAGATGACGAAGGCAAGGTTTCATTTGCAAATTTAAAGTTTATCTTAGAAGATTTTTTAAAGTATATGTTTGGTGATGTTGAAGTAAGGTTCCGTCCATCTTTTTTCCCTTTTACAGAGCCATCGGCAGAGGTTGATATTTCCTGTGTATTTTGTGCAGGTAAAGGTTGTCGTGTATGTTCTAAAACAGGCTGGTTGGAAGTATTAGGGTGTGGAATTGTTGACCCAAATGTGTTTGAAGCAGTTAAATATGAAAATGTTAGTGGATATGCTTTTGGCTTAGGTGTTGAAAGATTTGCCATGCTTATTCATCAGATAGGCGATCTTCGTTCTCTTTTTGAGGGAGATATTAAATTGTTGGAGCAGTTTCAATGA
- the pheT gene encoding phenylalanine--tRNA ligase subunit beta, which translates to MIVTRSWLNEWIDLDGITTDELAKKLNSIGLEVDSIISYDIPKKIIFGKVLECEKHPDADKLNVCQVDIGSSIRQIVCGASNIRAGLDVIVATIGAVMPNGTVIKPVKLRGIESEGMICSASEIGLEDCQDGIVELDNSIGKYVLGAEVCENHIFSDDLIDIELTANRGDCLSIRGVARDLSAAFDRSLRENNIEESDEKRVGIGRILTLSHDNHLNVNLRYKAVELKDLYLPFVVKLRLAQIEEKRDTDIESIILYATHSSGVILRAYNFGFFCGENETMAKIELVEDDNGYASIMSKEKASTVGIIQENVSKVTYNEGTVLIEASYIPPDIISKKMQERKIVSGPMYYRTSRGSEPELNQGLSFCLNLLESNSNSALFGGTIELTNICEDKIISISKKEIDEIIGANIDKVQITRILKNLGFNVRKSSADTFVITVPRFRHDISNKQDITEEIVRLVGIDNIPSKAFKFTEDNRLKDDYFTYKKRQTYRHKAAYSGFFESVHFVFDEKKILNEYGFETVSDELELLNPIVSTLDTLRSTLLTGLLKAASNNSKNGYTSVKLFEVGSIFNSNREESVKMAILFSGNREKESLSNIGKPNKVDFAHFAQKVSDIIGNFELSEYETKHSLSHIYQCAEMFIDGESVGELFRVNPTVEDAYGLSETFMCELDFEKLPYGLKTAKKSSKYQASFKDLSLIMPQDMNYEKVKTTINSAGINNLVRFYLVDKYNDESLGDNMSLSIRFVLQSNDKTLEEEDITSSMDSILASLNSELGIGLR; encoded by the coding sequence ATGATAGTTACTAGAAGTTGGTTAAACGAGTGGATAGATTTAGACGGTATCACAACTGATGAATTGGCTAAAAAATTAAACTCTATTGGTCTAGAAGTAGACAGTATTATAAGTTATGATATTCCAAAAAAAATAATATTTGGAAAAGTTTTGGAATGTGAAAAGCATCCTGATGCTGATAAACTAAATGTTTGCCAGGTAGACATAGGATCAAGCATTCGTCAAATTGTATGTGGTGCTTCAAATATTAGAGCCGGACTTGACGTTATAGTTGCTACAATTGGTGCTGTGATGCCAAATGGTACTGTTATAAAGCCTGTTAAACTTCGCGGCATTGAGTCTGAGGGGATGATATGTTCTGCTTCAGAGATTGGACTAGAAGATTGTCAAGATGGGATAGTAGAGCTTGACAATAGTATAGGAAAATATGTATTAGGTGCAGAGGTTTGCGAAAATCATATTTTCAGTGATGATTTAATAGATATAGAACTAACTGCTAATCGTGGAGATTGTCTTAGTATAAGAGGTGTCGCAAGAGATTTAAGTGCAGCCTTTGATAGATCACTAAGAGAAAACAATATAGAAGAGAGTGATGAAAAGAGAGTTGGAATTGGAAGAATTTTAACTCTCTCACATGATAATCACTTAAATGTAAATCTTCGCTACAAAGCAGTTGAGCTTAAAGATTTGTACTTACCATTTGTAGTGAAGCTTAGACTTGCCCAAATAGAAGAAAAAAGAGACACTGATATTGAGTCAATTATTTTATATGCAACTCATAGTAGTGGCGTTATTTTAAGAGCATATAATTTTGGTTTTTTCTGCGGGGAAAATGAAACTATGGCAAAAATTGAATTAGTTGAAGATGATAATGGATATGCATCTATTATGTCAAAAGAAAAAGCTTCAACAGTTGGAATTATTCAAGAAAATGTATCAAAAGTAACTTATAATGAAGGTACAGTTTTAATAGAAGCTAGTTACATCCCACCAGATATTATCTCTAAAAAGATGCAGGAGAGAAAAATAGTTTCTGGACCTATGTATTACAGAACTTCAAGAGGAAGTGAACCTGAACTAAATCAGGGACTGAGCTTTTGTTTAAATCTTTTAGAATCAAACTCAAACTCTGCATTGTTTGGCGGTACGATTGAGCTTACTAATATATGTGAAGATAAAATAATAAGTATTTCAAAAAAAGAGATTGATGAGATTATTGGTGCTAATATTGATAAGGTTCAAATAACTAGAATATTGAAAAATTTAGGTTTTAATGTAAGAAAATCATCAGCTGATACTTTTGTAATTACTGTCCCTAGGTTTAGACATGATATATCTAACAAGCAAGACATAACTGAAGAGATAGTTCGTCTTGTTGGTATTGACAATATACCGTCAAAAGCGTTTAAATTTACAGAAGACAATAGACTTAAAGATGATTATTTCACATATAAAAAGAGACAGACATATAGACATAAAGCAGCATATAGCGGGTTTTTTGAATCTGTACATTTTGTTTTTGATGAGAAAAAAATTCTTAACGAGTATGGATTTGAAACAGTTAGTGATGAGCTAGAGCTTCTTAATCCGATTGTTAGTACACTTGATACTTTAAGATCAACACTTTTAACAGGACTTTTAAAGGCAGCATCAAATAATAGTAAAAATGGGTATACATCTGTTAAACTTTTTGAAGTTGGCTCAATATTTAACTCTAATAGGGAAGAGTCTGTTAAGATGGCAATACTGTTTTCTGGAAATAGAGAAAAAGAGAGTTTGTCTAACATTGGAAAACCAAATAAAGTTGATTTTGCACACTTTGCTCAAAAAGTATCAGATATAATTGGAAACTTTGAACTTAGTGAATATGAAACTAAGCACTCATTATCACACATTTATCAGTGTGCGGAAATGTTTATAGATGGTGAGTCTGTAGGAGAGTTATTCCGTGTTAACCCAACTGTTGAAGATGCTTATGGTTTAAGTGAGACTTTTATGTGTGAGTTAGATTTTGAAAAACTTCCATATGGTTTAAAAACAGCAAAAAAATCTTCAAAGTATCAGGCGTCTTTTAAAGATTTAAGTCTTATTATGCCGCAAGATATGAATTATGAAAAAGTTAAAACAACAATAAATTCAGCTGGGATAAACAATTTAGTCCGTTTTTATCTAGTTGATAAATATAATGATGAGTCATTGGGTGACAATATGAGTCTTTCTATCCGTTTTGTACTTCAATCAAATGATAAAACTTTAGAAGAAGAAGATATCACTTCATCAATGGATTCTATTTTAGCTTCACTGAATAGTGAATTAGGAATCGGACTTAGATGA
- the aroA gene encoding 3-phosphoshikimate 1-carboxyvinyltransferase translates to MSSVEVSKATPFSLSISEIAPDKSISHRSAMFSMLANGTSEITNFLRAEDTMNSLEIVKNLGAKVEDDGVTIKISSDGIKEPFEILDCGNSGTGMRLFCGLLSSANGHFVLTGDKYLRKRPMKRVTTPLREIGAIFDGREDANLAPLSIRGSSLKAFNYDSKIASAQVKSCMILAALRANGTCTYSEPELSRDHTERMLKGMGADIKVDGLKTTINPMKELLSPLKIRVPADPSSAFFFAVACAITPDSSIILEGVTLNPTRIEAFKALQRMGADIKYETTDSKYEPIGNIHVKYAPLKAITIKDNISWLIDELPALSIAMACAEGTSVVKNAEELRVKESDRISTVVDGLNACGITTTEYEDGYTVTGGELKKATVDSHGDHRIAMSFIIAGLRCGMNVTDLDCINTSFPNFFELIKRITNIELI, encoded by the coding sequence ATGAGTAGTGTAGAGGTAAGTAAAGCAACTCCGTTTTCGCTCTCAATCAGTGAAATTGCTCCAGATAAGTCTATCTCTCACAGAAGTGCTATGTTTAGTATGTTGGCAAACGGAACAAGTGAAATTACTAACTTTTTAAGAGCAGAAGATACTATGAACTCTTTAGAAATTGTAAAAAACCTTGGTGCTAAAGTTGAGGATGATGGTGTGACTATCAAAATCTCTTCAGATGGAATTAAAGAGCCTTTTGAGATACTAGATTGTGGAAACTCTGGAACGGGTATGAGGCTTTTTTGTGGTCTTTTAAGTTCTGCAAATGGTCATTTTGTTTTAACTGGTGATAAATACTTGCGTAAGCGCCCAATGAAGCGTGTAACAACTCCTCTTCGTGAAATTGGTGCAATTTTTGACGGTAGAGAAGATGCAAATCTAGCTCCACTAAGCATTAGAGGTTCATCTTTAAAAGCATTTAATTATGATAGCAAAATTGCATCTGCTCAGGTAAAGAGCTGTATGATTCTTGCTGCACTTCGTGCTAATGGAACATGTACATACAGTGAACCAGAGTTATCACGTGACCATACTGAGAGAATGTTAAAAGGAATGGGAGCAGATATAAAAGTTGATGGTTTAAAGACGACTATAAATCCCATGAAAGAGCTTCTTTCTCCTCTGAAAATCAGAGTTCCTGCTGATCCATCTAGCGCATTTTTCTTTGCTGTTGCGTGCGCTATTACACCTGACTCGAGTATTATTCTAGAAGGTGTTACACTTAATCCTACCCGTATAGAAGCATTTAAAGCTTTACAGAGAATGGGTGCAGATATAAAATATGAAACAACAGATAGTAAGTATGAGCCAATAGGAAATATACATGTAAAGTATGCTCCTCTAAAAGCTATAACTATTAAAGATAATATTTCATGGCTGATAGATGAACTTCCCGCTCTATCAATTGCAATGGCTTGTGCAGAGGGGACTAGCGTTGTTAAAAATGCAGAGGAACTTCGTGTAAAAGAGAGTGATAGAATTTCTACAGTTGTTGATGGACTAAATGCCTGTGGTATAACTACTACTGAGTATGAAGATGGCTATACCGTAACAGGTGGAGAGTTGAAAAAAGCTACTGTTGATAGTCATGGTGATCATAGAATTGCTATGAGTTTTATTATTGCAGGGCTAAGATGTGGGATGAATGTAACTGACTTAGATTGTATCAATACATCATTTCCAAACTTTTTTGAATTGATAAAGAGAATTACAAATATAGAATTGATTTAA
- a CDS encoding 4-hydroxy-3-methylbut-2-enyl diphosphate reductase — protein MKIELAENYGFCFGVKRAIKIAEENTDSSTYGPLIHNNKEIERLEKDFKIGLSNDYKSFKAGDKAVIRTHGIPKNELEELKKNSVNVVDATCPYVTKPQQICQEMSDDGYDIIIFGDEAHPEIKGVKSYATYGARVVTCPKDLEGIKLKDKIALVAQTTRKVEDYMDVANYLIPRYKEVRVFNTICNATFENQEAVRNISTKADVMIIIGGKNSSNTKQLFSISHDNCMDSYHIEDENDLDYKWFINKKFCGISAGASTPDWIIQNVVNSIKKAH, from the coding sequence ATGAAAATAGAACTGGCGGAAAATTATGGTTTTTGTTTTGGTGTTAAGAGAGCTATAAAAATAGCTGAAGAAAATACAGACTCATCAACATATGGACCACTTATACATAATAATAAAGAGATTGAAAGATTAGAAAAAGATTTCAAGATAGGTCTTAGCAATGATTATAAAAGTTTTAAAGCTGGCGACAAAGCTGTTATAAGAACTCATGGAATTCCTAAAAATGAACTTGAAGAGCTAAAAAAGAACAGTGTCAATGTTGTTGATGCGACTTGCCCTTATGTTACAAAGCCACAGCAAATTTGCCAAGAGATGAGTGATGATGGCTACGATATTATTATTTTTGGAGATGAAGCTCACCCAGAAATAAAAGGTGTTAAAAGTTATGCCACTTATGGTGCGAGGGTTGTTACATGTCCCAAAGATTTAGAAGGGATAAAGCTAAAAGATAAAATAGCTTTGGTTGCTCAAACAACCAGAAAAGTTGAAGATTATATGGATGTTGCTAACTATTTGATTCCTCGCTACAAAGAGGTAAGGGTATTTAACACTATCTGTAACGCAACATTTGAAAACCAAGAAGCTGTAAGAAATATATCTACAAAAGCTGATGTTATGATAATAATTGGTGGGAAGAATTCATCAAATACAAAACAGCTTTTTAGTATCTCACATGATAATTGCATGGATAGTTATCATATTGAAGATGAAAACGATTTAGATTATAAATGGTTTATAAACAAAAAATTCTGCGGTATAAGCGCTGGAGCATCAACTCCTGATTGGATTATACAAAATGTTGTGAATTCAATAAAAAAAGCGCATTAG
- a CDS encoding 30S ribosomal protein S1 encodes MAFDNESFEEEENFAEMFAATEKQQETSRIVEGEIVEIQADENRALVGVGDKLEGILSLDEISKDGILKFNAGDKIKVMVTGYYNERPKISYKKVLELQKTIDFIDAHKEDFEDVIIEGIITKKNRGGYVVEADEVSFFMPRSLAAFKDTDDVVGRKIKAQVVKVDEEQNSIVVSRRKLFNEERKKKKDIIDKLMEEDTLVEGSIKKITSYGMFVDIGGVDGLVHYNEISYKGPVNPSKLYKEGDIVTVKAISYDKDKRHLSLSIKAVQSDPWAEVESELDEGDTITVTVSNIEAYGVFVDLGNDIEGFLHISEISWNKNVKNPNDYLTVGEEIDVEVIEINSKTHKLRVSLKRLLPKPFDEFMKKFKEGDIVTGAVTSLTDFGAFVRIDGVEGLLHNQDISWDKSTKCKDVLKSGDEVEVKIAKINQEDQKISLNRKALLESPIDKFATTHKVNSIVTGTIRDIKDFGVFVSLEDGVDALIRDEDLAPLEKSELVSGQEIEAAIAIIDTRNDRIRLSVKKLDYIKNQAMLEELNDNEAHSLGDLIKDKFK; translated from the coding sequence ATGGCGTTCGATAACGAATCATTTGAAGAAGAAGAAAATTTTGCAGAGATGTTTGCTGCAACTGAAAAACAGCAAGAAACAAGTCGTATCGTAGAGGGTGAGATTGTTGAAATCCAAGCGGATGAAAACAGAGCATTAGTTGGTGTTGGCGATAAGCTAGAAGGTATTCTTAGCTTAGACGAAATCAGTAAAGATGGCATACTAAAGTTTAATGCTGGTGATAAAATTAAAGTAATGGTTACAGGATACTACAATGAGCGTCCTAAAATCTCTTACAAAAAAGTTTTAGAACTACAAAAAACTATTGATTTTATTGATGCACATAAAGAAGACTTTGAAGATGTAATTATTGAAGGTATCATAACTAAGAAAAATCGTGGTGGTTATGTAGTGGAAGCTGATGAAGTTTCTTTCTTTATGCCTCGTTCATTAGCTGCTTTTAAAGATACAGATGATGTTGTTGGTCGTAAGATTAAGGCACAAGTTGTTAAAGTTGATGAAGAGCAAAACTCAATTGTTGTTTCTCGTCGTAAACTTTTTAATGAAGAGCGCAAAAAGAAAAAAGATATCATTGATAAATTGATGGAAGAAGACACACTTGTAGAAGGTTCTATCAAGAAAATCACTAGCTACGGTATGTTCGTAGATATCGGTGGTGTTGATGGTTTAGTTCATTACAATGAAATCAGCTATAAAGGACCAGTTAACCCATCTAAACTTTATAAAGAGGGTGATATTGTAACTGTAAAAGCTATCTCTTACGATAAAGATAAAAGACATCTTTCATTATCTATTAAAGCTGTTCAGTCAGACCCTTGGGCAGAAGTTGAGAGTGAATTAGATGAAGGTGATACAATTACTGTTACTGTTTCAAATATTGAAGCATATGGTGTATTTGTTGACTTAGGAAATGATATTGAAGGTTTCTTACATATCTCAGAAATTTCTTGGAACAAAAATGTTAAAAATCCTAATGATTACTTAACAGTAGGCGAAGAAATCGATGTTGAAGTTATTGAAATTAATTCTAAAACTCATAAGCTTCGTGTTTCACTAAAAAGACTTTTACCAAAACCTTTTGATGAGTTTATGAAAAAGTTCAAAGAGGGTGATATTGTTACTGGTGCAGTTACTTCATTAACTGACTTTGGTGCATTTGTTCGTATTGATGGTGTTGAAGGTCTTTTACATAATCAAGACATTTCTTGGGATAAAAGCACTAAATGTAAAGATGTTTTAAAATCTGGAGATGAAGTTGAAGTAAAAATTGCTAAAATCAATCAAGAAGATCAAAAAATATCTCTAAATAGAAAAGCTCTTCTTGAGTCTCCTATTGATAAATTTGCAACTACACATAAAGTGAACAGTATTGTTACTGGTACTATCCGTGATATAAAAGATTTTGGTGTATTCGTTTCTTTAGAAGATGGCGTTGATGCTTTAATCCGTGATGAAGATTTAGCTCCATTAGAAAAAAGCGAATTAGTTTCTGGGCAAGAAATAGAAGCTGCTATAGCAATTATAGATACACGCAATGACCGTATTCGTCTATCTGTTAAAAAACTAGATTATATTAAAAATCAAGCTATGCTTGAAGAACTTAATGATAATGAAGCACACTCTTTGGGTGACCTTATTAAAGATAAATTTAAGTAA
- the serA gene encoding phosphoglycerate dehydrogenase, which yields MKKHTIVVCDHIHEAGLEMLRNDENINFIMAADEDKVKLLDIIANADVAITRSSTDVDDNFIKAAKNMKAIVRAGVGVDNVDIQGCSKEGIIVMNVPTANTIAAVELTMAHILSCMRMFPYSHDHLKNQRIWKREKWYGYEMKGKKLGVIGFGNIGSRVAKRAASFEMDIVAFDPYINPSKVTDLDMTYTKNFEDILECDIITIHTPKNQETIGIIGESEIAKMKDGVVLINCARGGLYNEEALYNGLKSGKIRFAGIDVFNKEPATDHPLLDLDNIVVSPHLGANTYESQYNIGTQAAENAIAAAKGISYAHAMNLPIDESRIPPFVKPFLEMGQKIGFLESQINKSQIIAIKVSGQGEIGKYVESLATFVAVGAMSQTSDDTINYVNADFVAKEKGIKVESEALVDSTVYKNLITIKLTTAEGGTTTISATIFDDNVFRIVAIDGFDIEVALKGDLVILKNTDVPGVIGSIGSILANHNVNIADFSLARNNKAQAIAVILVDSIVNEATLNELQQLEACLSVNYARI from the coding sequence ATGAAAAAACATACTATAGTAGTTTGTGATCATATTCATGAAGCTGGTTTAGAAATGCTTCGTAATGATGAAAATATTAATTTTATAATGGCAGCTGATGAAGATAAAGTGAAACTTTTAGATATTATCGCTAATGCTGATGTAGCAATTACTAGAAGTTCAACTGATGTTGATGATAATTTTATTAAAGCTGCAAAAAATATGAAAGCTATCGTTAGAGCTGGTGTTGGTGTTGATAATGTTGACATCCAAGGTTGTTCTAAAGAGGGAATTATTGTAATGAATGTTCCTACTGCAAATACTATTGCTGCAGTTGAACTTACTATGGCACATATACTTTCATGTATGAGAATGTTCCCATATTCACATGACCACCTTAAAAACCAAAGAATTTGGAAAAGAGAGAAGTGGTACGGTTATGAGATGAAGGGTAAAAAGCTTGGTGTTATCGGTTTTGGTAACATTGGTTCTCGTGTAGCAAAGCGTGCTGCATCTTTTGAAATGGACATTGTTGCTTTTGATCCATATATTAACCCTTCAAAAGTTACTGACCTTGATATGACTTATACTAAAAACTTCGAAGATATTTTAGAATGTGATATTATTACAATTCACACTCCTAAAAACCAAGAGACTATCGGTATTATTGGTGAGTCTGAGATTGCAAAGATGAAAGACGGTGTAGTTTTAATTAACTGTGCTAGAGGTGGTCTTTACAATGAGGAAGCACTTTATAACGGACTTAAAAGCGGTAAAATCCGTTTCGCAGGTATTGATGTATTTAACAAAGAACCTGCTACTGATCATCCTCTTTTAGATCTTGATAATATTGTTGTTTCTCCTCATTTAGGTGCAAATACTTATGAGTCTCAGTATAACATAGGTACTCAAGCAGCTGAGAATGCAATTGCAGCTGCTAAAGGCATATCTTATGCTCATGCTATGAATTTACCAATTGATGAGAGTAGAATTCCACCATTTGTTAAGCCATTTTTAGAGATGGGTCAAAAGATAGGTTTCTTAGAGTCTCAGATTAACAAATCTCAAATTATTGCTATAAAAGTAAGTGGTCAAGGTGAGATAGGTAAGTATGTAGAGTCTCTTGCTACTTTTGTTGCAGTTGGTGCAATGAGCCAAACTAGTGATGACACAATCAACTATGTAAATGCTGATTTTGTAGCTAAAGAGAAAGGTATAAAAGTAGAATCTGAAGCTCTTGTTGATTCAACTGTTTATAAAAACCTAATTACAATTAAGCTTACTACGGCTGAGGGTGGAACTACTACAATTAGTGCAACAATATTTGATGATAACGTATTCCGTATAGTTGCAATTGATGGTTTTGATATTGAAGTAGCACTTAAAGGTGATTTAGTAATACTTAAAAATACTGATGTCCCTGGTGTTATTGGTAGTATAGGGTCAATTTTGGCTAACCATAACGTCAATATCGCAGACTTCTCACTAGCAAGAAATAATAAAGCACAAGCTATTGCTGTTATTCTTGTTGATAGTATCGTTAATGAGGCTACTCTTAACGAACTTCAACAGTTAGAAGCTTGCTTAAGCGTCAACTACGCACGTATATAA
- a CDS encoding IS256 family transposase, variant Zn-binding type — translation MCPSCQKNNTKKIGIRRGIQRYRCNDCNKKFQSKRRPKNLQEVIFKKYVYRRQILLHLAEDYKHSIPWIRKQIFDYEPLEKVHNPRAVVIVCDATFYGKKKDKLGTLVFKDILSGEVLIWKHVQSELTKDYKQLLQRLLDMGYTIKAIIIDGKRGLYKAFKDYPVQMCHFHQKKVIQRYITMHPRLEAGKDLQKIMYNLTSTTQTIFTKKLNEWYEKYKDFLAEKTINPDTFKESFTHQKLVSAYKSLKTNLPYLFTYKNEKNIKIHNTTNAIDGGVFSPMKKLLKIHNGFTKSLKLKIVDDYLVSYKKK, via the coding sequence ATATGTCCAAGTTGTCAAAAAAACAACACTAAAAAGATAGGTATAAGACGAGGTATTCAGAGATACAGATGTAATGATTGCAACAAGAAATTTCAGTCCAAAAGAAGACCAAAAAACTTACAAGAAGTTATCTTTAAAAAGTATGTTTATAGAAGACAAATCCTACTTCATTTAGCTGAAGATTATAAACACAGCATTCCATGGATAAGAAAGCAAATATTTGATTATGAACCTTTAGAGAAAGTTCATAATCCTAGAGCAGTAGTTATTGTCTGTGATGCTACTTTTTACGGAAAGAAAAAAGACAAGCTAGGTACACTAGTTTTTAAAGATATTTTATCTGGCGAGGTTCTTATTTGGAAGCATGTACAAAGTGAACTAACTAAAGACTATAAGCAACTTCTTCAAAGACTTTTAGATATGGGCTATACAATAAAAGCTATTATAATTGATGGCAAAAGAGGCTTATACAAGGCTTTTAAAGATTATCCAGTGCAAATGTGTCACTTTCATCAAAAGAAAGTTATACAAAGATATATCACAATGCATCCAAGACTAGAAGCCGGTAAAGATCTTCAAAAAATTATGTACAACCTGACATCAACAACTCAAACTATTTTTACAAAAAAGCTAAATGAATGGTATGAAAAGTATAAAGATTTTTTAGCAGAAAAGACTATAAATCCTGACACATTCAAAGAGTCATTTACTCATCAAAAACTTGTATCCGCTTACAAGAGTTTAAAGACAAATCTACCTTACCTTTTTACTTACAAAAATGAGAAAAACATTAAAATACATAACACGACAAATGCAATAGATGGCGGTGTATTTTCTCCCATGAAAAAGTTACTCAAAATACACAATGGATTTACTAAAAGTTTGAAGTTGAAAATTGTTGATGATTATCTAGTTAGTTATAAGAAAAAATGA
- a CDS encoding DUF726 domain-containing protein, which translates to MFNDNTLATNNTEFSGLDKVVGDDKIFHVPGTFSDKRDVEKSFEDGLKNFYKDDKLVVVDLGRVLENSYDDRDKLAEIVVKQIIQTIKDNPDEPIRITGHSHGGNVQKLVTQKLVEQGYKNVVDDVMYLGTPVTDKHVMNNKALKDTATVINAYDKSDFVQKNGGDGTTSFFGINKFEVGSAGQTIENNYRVTNIEVESPNQGLETNSIFSLNPIITIGKIINKQYQDKLEDHSNIDKVEVLQQIKEKMKNDK; encoded by the coding sequence GTGTTCAATGATAATACACTTGCAACTAATAATACTGAGTTTAGTGGGTTGGATAAAGTTGTTGGGGATGATAAAATATTTCATGTTCCAGGAACTTTTTCAGACAAAAGAGATGTTGAAAAGAGTTTTGAAGATGGGTTAAAAAACTTTTACAAAGATGATAAATTAGTTGTAGTTGACCTTGGCAGAGTACTTGAAAATAGTTATGATGATAGAGATAAACTAGCAGAAATTGTTGTTAAACAAATTATACAAACAATAAAAGACAATCCAGATGAACCAATACGAATTACAGGTCATTCACATGGTGGAAATGTTCAAAAACTAGTGACACAAAAATTAGTTGAACAGGGTTATAAAAATGTAGTTGATGATGTAATGTACTTAGGAACACCTGTAACAGATAAGCATGTAATGAATAATAAAGCATTAAAAGATACTGCTACGGTAATTAATGCTTATGATAAGAGTGATTTTGTTCAAAAGAATGGTGGCGATGGTACAACTAGCTTTTTTGGAATTAATAAATTTGAAGTTGGTTCGGCTGGTCAAACAATAGAAAATAATTATAGAGTTACAAATATAGAAGTGGAATCACCAAATCAAGGTCTTGAGACTAATAGTATCTTCAGTTTAAATCCAATAATAACTATAGGAAAAATCATTAATAAACAGTATCAAGATAAGCTTGAAGACCACTCTAATATTGATAAAGTAGAAGTGTTGCAGCAAATAAAAGAGAAGATGAAAAATGATAAATAA
- a CDS encoding helix-turn-helix domain-containing protein: protein MKRLDLINQIIARKEQLGITIENLAKLSGVGVRTINRLLKNEDVKLSTIEHVTNFLGLDFAGNEQVSIQALKKHRAHEKALFLASVVQGTSALEMQGLEDDSLNTIIAAYEKEFLSGSYKDTLWVA, encoded by the coding sequence ATGAAAAGGTTAGACTTAATAAATCAAATCATTGCTAGAAAAGAGCAACTTGGTATCACTATAGAAAATCTTGCTAAGCTTAGTGGTGTTGGCGTAAGAACAATTAATAGACTATTAAAAAATGAAGATGTTAAGTTAAGCACTATTGAGCATGTAACAAACTTCTTAGGATTAGACTTTGCAGGCAATGAACAAGTATCTATACAAGCCTTAAAGAAGCATAGAGCGCATGAGAAAGCTTTGTTTTTAGCTTCTGTAGTTCAAGGTACATCAGCACTGGAGATGCAGGGTTTAGAAGATGATAGTTTAAACACCATCATAGCCGCTTACGAAAAAGAGTTTCTTAGTGGAAGTTATAAAGATACTCTATGGGTAGCTTAA